A genome region from Brassica oleracea var. oleracea cultivar TO1000 chromosome C2, BOL, whole genome shotgun sequence includes the following:
- the LOC106323251 gene encoding uncharacterized protein LOC106323251 isoform X3, whose protein sequence is MPITQYFENPRQAGLLRHHHHSISSYTTTSSSSSSSSAEALKHGFHHPRQRHLHPSRQTAGTNERRRPQRRVRDVSAQTDKYYVDVTGVKQHQNNVASASRPPKPVDEDLYKIPPELLYSSRRKRMPGFLACLVPCTS, encoded by the exons ATGCCAATAACACAATACTTTGAGAATCCAAGGCAAGCTGGTCTGCTTCGTCACCACCATCACTCCATTTCTTCTTACACAACCACTTCTTCTTCTTCTTCTTCTTCTTCTGCAGAAGCCTTAAAGCATGGTTTTCACCATCCCCGTCAACGTCACCTCCATCCTTCAAGACAG ACGGCGGGGACGAATGAAAGGAGGCGCCCACAAAGGCGCGTGCGCGACGTCAGTGCACAGACAGACAAGTATTATGTTGACGTCACTGGAGTGAAGCAGCACCAAAACAACGTTGCCTCAGCTTCGAGGCCACCTAAGCCCGTTGATGAGGATCTCTACAAGATTCCTCCTGAGCTTTTATATTCTTCAAGAAGG AAGAGAATGCCTGGCTTTTTAGCATGTTTGGTTCCATGCACGTCTTAA
- the LOC106323251 gene encoding uncharacterized protein LOC106323251 isoform X2 — protein sequence MGQGRYDNNCKKKSGQIPRFGEWEEANEMPITQYFENPRQAEALKHGFHHPRQRHLHPSRQTAGTNERRRPQRRVRDVSAQTDKYYVDVTGVKQHQNNVASASRPPKPVDEDLYKIPPELLYSSRRKRMPGFLACLVPCTS from the exons ATGGGACAGGGGAGATATGATAATAACTGCAAAAAGAAAAGTGGACAGATTCCGAGGTTTGGAGAATGGGAGGAAGCAAATGAGATGCCAATAACACAATACTTTGAGAATCCAAGGCAAGCTG AAGCCTTAAAGCATGGTTTTCACCATCCCCGTCAACGTCACCTCCATCCTTCAAGACAG ACGGCGGGGACGAATGAAAGGAGGCGCCCACAAAGGCGCGTGCGCGACGTCAGTGCACAGACAGACAAGTATTATGTTGACGTCACTGGAGTGAAGCAGCACCAAAACAACGTTGCCTCAGCTTCGAGGCCACCTAAGCCCGTTGATGAGGATCTCTACAAGATTCCTCCTGAGCTTTTATATTCTTCAAGAAGG AAGAGAATGCCTGGCTTTTTAGCATGTTTGGTTCCATGCACGTCTTAA
- the LOC106323251 gene encoding uncharacterized protein LOC106323251 isoform X1, which produces MGQGRYDNNCKKKSGQIPRFGEWEEANEMPITQYFENPRQAGLLRHHHHSISSYTTTSSSSSSSSAEALKHGFHHPRQRHLHPSRQTAGTNERRRPQRRVRDVSAQTDKYYVDVTGVKQHQNNVASASRPPKPVDEDLYKIPPELLYSSRRKRMPGFLACLVPCTS; this is translated from the exons ATGGGACAGGGGAGATATGATAATAACTGCAAAAAGAAAAGTGGACAGATTCCGAGGTTTGGAGAATGGGAGGAAGCAAATGAGATGCCAATAACACAATACTTTGAGAATCCAAGGCAAGCTGGTCTGCTTCGTCACCACCATCACTCCATTTCTTCTTACACAACCACTTCTTCTTCTTCTTCTTCTTCTTCTGCAGAAGCCTTAAAGCATGGTTTTCACCATCCCCGTCAACGTCACCTCCATCCTTCAAGACAG ACGGCGGGGACGAATGAAAGGAGGCGCCCACAAAGGCGCGTGCGCGACGTCAGTGCACAGACAGACAAGTATTATGTTGACGTCACTGGAGTGAAGCAGCACCAAAACAACGTTGCCTCAGCTTCGAGGCCACCTAAGCCCGTTGATGAGGATCTCTACAAGATTCCTCCTGAGCTTTTATATTCTTCAAGAAGG AAGAGAATGCCTGGCTTTTTAGCATGTTTGGTTCCATGCACGTCTTAA